In Populus nigra chromosome 1, ddPopNigr1.1, whole genome shotgun sequence, one genomic interval encodes:
- the LOC133680872 gene encoding uncharacterized protein LOC133680872 — protein sequence MDAAAPQLVYGGIQPRRRHYNLPNRIPVRRPSNRVFAVATEPKPTQTGSIESPSPSSSSPNTVNGSSKSPPPKPVNGVATKFSKSKPVNGVSTRMGEVSQEIKRVRAQMEENEELAILMRGLRGQNLRDTQFADDNIKLRLVEVDESSEFLPLVYEPSSISAYWGKRPRAVATRAVQLLSVAGGFLSRLAWDVINKKVKENEVARAIELREIVTSLGPAYVKLGQALSIRPDILSPAAMIELQKLCDKVPSFPDDVAMALINEELGQPWQNIYSELSSSPIAAASLGQVYKGRLKENGDLVAVKVQRPFVLETVTVDLFIIRNLGLALRKFPQISVDVVGLVDEWAARFFEELDYINEGENGSLFAEMMRKDLPQVVVPNTYEKYTSRKVLTTEWIEGEKLSQSTESDVGELVNVGVICYLKQLLDTGLFHADPHPGNLIRTPDGKLAILDFGLVTKLTDDQKYGMIEAIAHLIHRDYGAIVKDFVKLGFISEGVNLEPILPVLAKVFDQALEGGGAKNINFQELASDLAQITFDYPFRIPPYFALIIRAIGVLEGIALVGNPDFAIVDEAYPYIAQRLLTDESPRLRNALRYTIYGKSGVFDAERFIDVMQAFENFITAAKSGGGESMNGDMAELGMLQSQTGYIFPGFLSSASQPTQPIQTRAALAFLLSEKGNFFREFLLDEIVKSIDAVAREQLVQIMAILGVGNAAPIFSMVPAPFKPAALLPTITEEDKVILNNVQKVAEFLTAGTSISSTSTQGVDVTRIVQELLPVLPGISVTILPEVVSRLSSRIAARIIRDVLL from the exons ATGGACGCAGCGGCTCCACAGCTCGTTTACGGCGGAATCCAGCCACGCCGCCGCCACTACAACTTACCAAATAGAATTCCGGTTCGAAGACCATCCAACCGGGTGTTTGCTGTTGCCACCGAGCCGAAACCGACACAAACCGGATCTATTGAATCGCCATCGCCATCATCCTCTTCTCCAAACACAGTTAATGGCTCATCCAAGTCCCCTCCGCCTAAACCTGTCAACGGCGTTGCCACTAAATTCTCAAAGTCAAAACCTGTCAACGGTGTCTCTACA AGGATGGGAGAAGTGTCGCAGGAAATAAAAAGAGTGAGGGcacaaatggaagaaaatgaagAGTTGGCAATACTAATGAGAGGACTTCGAGGTCAAAATTTAAGAGATACTCAGTTTGCTGATGACAATATCAAGCTTCGTCTGGTTGAG GTAGATGAAAGCAGTGAGTTTTTGCCTTTGGTGTATGAACCTTCTAGCATCTCTGCTTACTGGGGAAAACGACCACGTGCAGTTGCAACTCGAGCTGTCCAGTTACTTTCTGTTGCCGGGGGTTTTCTCTCTCGTCTTGCTTGGGATGTGATAAACAAGAAAGTCAAGGAG AATGAAGTTGCTAGAGCAATTGAATTGAGGGAAATTGTAACCTCTTTGGGTCCAGCATATGTAAAACTTGGTCAAGCATTGAGTATTCGACCAGATATATTGTCACCTGCTGCAATGATCGAGCTACAAAAACTTTGTGATAAG GTTCCTTCATTTCCAGATGATGTGGCAATGGCTCTTATAAACGAGGAGCTTGGTCAGCCATGGCAGAACATCTATTCTGAACTTTCTTCGTCTCCAATAGCTGCTG CATCTCTTGGGCAGGTGTATAAGGGTCGGCTGAAAGAAAATGGAGACCTGGTGGCTGTTAAAGTACAGAGGCCTTTTGTTCTTGAGACAGTAACGGTCGATCTATTCATCATAAGGAATTTGGGTTTGGCTCTCCGAAAGTTCCCTCAG ATCTCTGTAGATGTAGTTGGGTTGGTTGATGAATGGGCTGCTCGTTTCTTTGAGGAGCTAGATTATATTAATGAAGGTGAAAATGGATCTCTGTTTGCTGAAATGATGAGAAAGGACCTTCCACAG GTTGTTGTGCCAAATACCTACGAGAAGTATACTTCAAGAAAAGTTCTTACCACAGAGTGGATCGAGGGAGAAAAGCTCTCACAAAGTACTGAAAGTGATGTTGGAGAACTTGTTAATGTTGGAGTCATATGCTACCTGAAGCAG CTACTTGATACTGGCCTTTTCCATGCTGACCCTCATCCTGGGAATTTGATCCGCACTCCAGATGGGAAGCTTGCCATACTTGATTTTG GGCTAGTCACAAAATTAACTGATGATCAAAAATATGGAATGATCGAAGCAATTGCTCACCTTATCCATCGGGACTATGGAGCAATTGTCAAAGATTTTGTCAAACTTGGTTTCATTTCTGAGGGGGTTAATTTGGAACCTATCTTGCCAGTCCTGGCTAAGGTCTTTGATCAAGCACTTGAAGGTGGAGGagcaaaaaacataaactttcaGGAGCTAGCATCTGATCTGGCACAAATAACATTTGACTATCCATTTAGGATACCCCCTTATTTTGCTCTCATCATTAGGGCAATAGGTGTACTGGAAGGCATAGCACTAGTTGGGAATCCTGATTTTGCTATTGTAGACGAGGCCTATCCATATATTGCACAG AGGCTCCTCACTGATGAGTCCCCTCGTCTAAGGAATGCTTTACGCTACACAATTTATGGGAAATCTGGTGTTTTTGATGCTGAAAGATTCATTGATGTCATGCAAGCCTTTGAAAATTTCATCACTGCAGCAAAAAGTGGAGGTGGAGAGAGTATGAATGGGGATATGGCTGAACTTGGAATGCTGCAAAGCCAAACGGGTTATATCTTTCCTGGATTTCTCTCAAGTGCTTCTCAACCAACACAGCCAATTCAAACTAGGGCAGCCTTAGCATTCCTTCTTTCTGAGAAGGGGAACTTTTTCCGAGAATTTCTACTGGACGAG ATTGTAAAGAGCATTGATGCTGTTGCAAGGGAACAACTGGTACAAATTATGGCAATCCTTGGCGTGGGAAATGCTGCCCCAATTTTTAGCATGGTTCCTGCACCCTTTAAGCCCGCGGCACTTCTGCCAACGATAACTGAGGAGGACAAAGTTATCTTGAATAATGTTCAGAAAGTTGCTGAATTCTTAACTGCAGGAACTTCAATATCGAGTACATCAACCCAG GGTGTAGATGTTACTCGGATTGTACAAGAACTTCTTCCAGTTTTGCCAGGTATCTCAGTCACAATACTTCCTGAGGTGGTTAGTCGGCTTTCTTCTCGTATAGCAGCACGCATAATTCGAGATGTACTTTTGTAG
- the LOC133680877 gene encoding protein SULFUR DEFICIENCY-INDUCED 2-like isoform X1: protein MTRQRKESEAPYHHVIHKLPPPGDSPYVRAKHAQLVEKDPEAAIALFWKAINAGDRVDSALKDMAVVMKQQDRAEEAIESVKAFRDRCSKQAQESLDNVLIDLYKKCGKIEEQIDLLKQKLKMIHQGEAFNRKATKTARSHGRKFQVTVKQETSRILGNLGWAYMQRGNYMAAEAVYHKAQSLDPDANKACNLCLCLIKQTRYAEAKSVIDDILQGKLLGSDEPKSRNRAQELLRELETCQSSSMFSEPSGLSLEDAFVEGLDQLMSQWTPYRSRRLPIFEEISPFMDQLAC from the exons ATGACCCGTCAAAGAAAAGAATCAGAAGCTCCATATCATCATGTAATTCATAAACTTCCTCCTCCTGGGGATAGCCCTTATGTTAGAGCCAAGCATGCTCAG CTAGTTGAGAAGGATCCTGAAGCAGCAATAGCTTTGTTTTGGAAGGCGATAAATGCCGGAGACAGGGTCGATAGTGCTCTCAAAGACATGGCAGTGGTTATGAAACAGCAAGACAGGGCAGAGGAAGCTATTGAATCTGTGAAGGCCTTTAGAGACCGCTGCTCGAAGCAAGCCCAAGAATCTCTAGATAACGTCCTCATTGACTTGTACAAG AAATGTGGAAAAATTGAGGAGCAGATAGATCTACTGAAACAGAAACTTAAGATGATTCACCAAGGAGAGGCCTTCAACAGGAAGGCTACCAAGACAGCACGTTCGCACGGGAGGAAGTTCCAGGTTACTGTCAAACAAGAGACTAGTCGGATACTG GGAAACCTGGGTTGGGCATATATGCAGCGAGGAAACTATATGGCAGCAGAAGCTGTATACCACAAAGCTCAGTCTTTGGATCCTGATGCTAACAAGGCCTGCAACTTGTGCTTGTGCTTAATCAAGCAAACACGATATGCTGAGGCAAAATCAGTTATCGATGACATATTGCAGGGTAAGCTTTTAGGATCTGATGAGCCCAAGTCAAGAAACCGCGCCCAGGAGCTGCTACGTGAACTAGAGACATGCCAATCCTCATCGATGTTTTCAGAACCATCAGGATTAAGTTTAGAAGATGCTTTTGTTGAGGGTCTTGACCAGTTGATGAGTCAATGGACTCCATATAGATCAAGAAGACTGCCCATATTTGAAGAGATCTCGCCATTCATGGATCAGTTAGCCTGTTGA
- the LOC133680879 gene encoding vesicle-associated membrane protein 722-like, giving the protein MGQQTLIYSFVARGTVILAEYTEFKGNFTGIAAQCLEKLPASNNKFTYNCDGHTFNYLVENGFTYCVVAVESAGRQIPIAFLERVKEDFNKRYSGGKAATAVAKSLNGEFGSKLKGHMQYCVDHPEEISKLAKVKAQVSEVKGVMMENIEKVLDRGDKIELLVDKTENLRSQAQDFRQQGTKMRRKMWIQNMKIKLIVLGIIIALILIIVLSICHGFNC; this is encoded by the exons ATGGGGCAACAAACTTTGATCTATAGCTTTGTGGCAAGAGGAACGGTGATTCTTGCGGAGTACACGGAGTTTAAAGGGAATTTCACAGGCATCGCTGCACAATGTCTTGAAAAACTTCCCGCTTCTAATAATAAGTTTACTTATAATTGCGATGGCCATACCTTCAATTACCTCGTTGAAAACGGATTCA CTTACTGCGTGGTTGCAGTTGAATCTGCTGGCAGACAAATTCCAATTGCCTTTTTGGAGCGAGTTAAGGAAGATTTTAACAAAAGATACAGTGGAGGAAAAGCAGCAACTGCTGTTGCCAAGAGCCTGAACGGAGAGTTTGG gtCCAAATTGAAGGGGCATATGCAGTATTGTGTGGATCATCCTGAAGAGATCAGCAAGCTTGCAAAAGTCAAGGCTCAGGTCTCTGAAGTTAAAGGTGTTATGATGGAAAACATTGAGAAG GTTCTTGATCGTGGTGACAAGATTGAGCTGCTGGTGGATAAAACTGAGAACCTTCGCTCACAG GCACAAGATTTCCGACAACAGGGAACTAAGATGAGAAGAAAGATGTGGATTCAGAATATGAAGATAAAACTGATTGTTTTGGGTATTATaattgccttgattctcatcATAGTCTTATCTATTTGCCATGGCTTCAATTGCTGA
- the LOC133680876 gene encoding two-component response regulator 24-like, giving the protein MAEQDNTQIDGEIQNLVNKLDKCIANIDGKRQVFDDAIGEKIQSLKKDRGEARELRLSLHQESGDTRSKKIDVVNQWLNQKALISGDPDYCDLSVLIVDDDRAVRDSIRRAMMSYGAQKQFIIDVQEAKNGREAVYLHLGGASFDIILMDSQMPVMKGHEAVKKLRQMGVKSRIIGVSYQFEKPAFRGSSINKWIKKPLNLEKIAAIFC; this is encoded by the exons ATGGCTGAACAAGATAACACTCAAATTGATGGAGAGATTCAGAATCTTGTTAACAAACTGGATAAGTGCATTGCAAACATTGATGGAAAGAGGCAAGTTTTCGATGATGCAATTGGGGAAAAGATCCAATCACTGAAAAAAGATCGAGGTGAAGCCAGGGAACTGAGGTTGAGTCTTCATCAAGAATCTGGTGATACAAGGAGCAAGAAGATTGATGTTGTGAATCAATGGCTGAATCAGAAGGCACTGATCAGTGGCGACCCAGATTA CTGTGATTTATCTGTGCTTATTGTTGATGATGATCGTGCTGTTCGAGACAGCATTCGGAGAGCGATGATGTCATATGGGGCACAGAAGCAGTTTATAATAGATGTTCAAGAGGCCAAGAATGGAAGAGAAGCTGTTTATCTTCATCTTGGTGGAGCTTCTTTTGATATTATTCTTATGGACAGTCAAATGCCCGTCATGAAGGGACATGAG GCAGTGAAGAAGTTGCGTCAGATGGGTGTTAAGAGCCGGATCATCGGTGTCAGTTATCAATTTGAGAAACCAGCTTTCAGGGGCTCAAGCATAAACAAGTGGATTAAAAAGCCATTGAACCTTGAAAAGATCGCTGCTATCTTTTGTTAA
- the LOC133680875 gene encoding two-component response regulator ARR22-like encodes MSIKSEKTPTMDVQVAKNGKEAVYLHLAGASFDMIVMDDLMPVMNGIEATKQLFGMGVISFIVGVGDDTVKQAFIDAGIDQYIEKPLTPAKVADLFPDLSDSYFDL; translated from the exons ATGTCTATTAAGTCAGAAAAGACGCCTACAATGGATGTTCAAGTggcaaaaaatggaaaagaagctGTTTATCTTCATCTTGCTGGGGCTTCCTTTGATATGATTGTTATGGACGATTTAATGCCCGTCATGAATGGAATTGAG GCAACGAAGCAGCTATTCGGCATGGGTGTTATCAGCTTCATTGTTGGTGTCGGTGATGACACCGTGAAACAAGCATTTATTGATGCGGGCATAGACCAATACATTGAAAAGCCTCTGACTCCTGCAAAGGTCGCTGATCTCTTCCCTGATCTCAGCGACTCATACTTCGACCTTTAA
- the LOC133680877 gene encoding protein SULFUR DEFICIENCY-INDUCED 1-like isoform X3, with the protein MTRQRKESEAPYHHLVEKDPEAAIALFWKAINAGDRVDSALKDMAVVMKQQDRAEEAIESVKAFRDRCSKQAQESLDNVLIDLYKKCGKIEEQIDLLKQKLKMIHQGEAFNRKATKTARSHGRKFQVTVKQETSRILGNLGWAYMQRGNYMAAEAVYHKAQSLDPDANKACNLCLCLIKQTRYAEAKSVIDDILQGKLLGSDEPKSRNRAQELLRELETCQSSSMFSEPSGLSLEDAFVEGLDQLMSQWTPYRSRRLPIFEEISPFMDQLAC; encoded by the exons ATGACCCGTCAAAGAAAAGAATCAGAAGCTCCATATCATCAT CTAGTTGAGAAGGATCCTGAAGCAGCAATAGCTTTGTTTTGGAAGGCGATAAATGCCGGAGACAGGGTCGATAGTGCTCTCAAAGACATGGCAGTGGTTATGAAACAGCAAGACAGGGCAGAGGAAGCTATTGAATCTGTGAAGGCCTTTAGAGACCGCTGCTCGAAGCAAGCCCAAGAATCTCTAGATAACGTCCTCATTGACTTGTACAAG AAATGTGGAAAAATTGAGGAGCAGATAGATCTACTGAAACAGAAACTTAAGATGATTCACCAAGGAGAGGCCTTCAACAGGAAGGCTACCAAGACAGCACGTTCGCACGGGAGGAAGTTCCAGGTTACTGTCAAACAAGAGACTAGTCGGATACTG GGAAACCTGGGTTGGGCATATATGCAGCGAGGAAACTATATGGCAGCAGAAGCTGTATACCACAAAGCTCAGTCTTTGGATCCTGATGCTAACAAGGCCTGCAACTTGTGCTTGTGCTTAATCAAGCAAACACGATATGCTGAGGCAAAATCAGTTATCGATGACATATTGCAGGGTAAGCTTTTAGGATCTGATGAGCCCAAGTCAAGAAACCGCGCCCAGGAGCTGCTACGTGAACTAGAGACATGCCAATCCTCATCGATGTTTTCAGAACCATCAGGATTAAGTTTAGAAGATGCTTTTGTTGAGGGTCTTGACCAGTTGATGAGTCAATGGACTCCATATAGATCAAGAAGACTGCCCATATTTGAAGAGATCTCGCCATTCATGGATCAGTTAGCCTGTTGA
- the LOC133680877 gene encoding protein SULFUR DEFICIENCY-INDUCED 2-like isoform X2, which yields MTRQRKESEAPYHHVIHKLPPPGDSPYVRAKHAQLVEKDPEAAIALFWKAINAGDRVDSALKDMAVVMKQQDRAEEAIESVKAFRDRCSKQAQESLDNVLIDLYKKCGKIEEQIDLLKQKLKMIHQGEAFNRKATKTARSHGRKFQVTVKQETSRILRGNYMAAEAVYHKAQSLDPDANKACNLCLCLIKQTRYAEAKSVIDDILQGKLLGSDEPKSRNRAQELLRELETCQSSSMFSEPSGLSLEDAFVEGLDQLMSQWTPYRSRRLPIFEEISPFMDQLAC from the exons ATGACCCGTCAAAGAAAAGAATCAGAAGCTCCATATCATCATGTAATTCATAAACTTCCTCCTCCTGGGGATAGCCCTTATGTTAGAGCCAAGCATGCTCAG CTAGTTGAGAAGGATCCTGAAGCAGCAATAGCTTTGTTTTGGAAGGCGATAAATGCCGGAGACAGGGTCGATAGTGCTCTCAAAGACATGGCAGTGGTTATGAAACAGCAAGACAGGGCAGAGGAAGCTATTGAATCTGTGAAGGCCTTTAGAGACCGCTGCTCGAAGCAAGCCCAAGAATCTCTAGATAACGTCCTCATTGACTTGTACAAG AAATGTGGAAAAATTGAGGAGCAGATAGATCTACTGAAACAGAAACTTAAGATGATTCACCAAGGAGAGGCCTTCAACAGGAAGGCTACCAAGACAGCACGTTCGCACGGGAGGAAGTTCCAGGTTACTGTCAAACAAGAGACTAGTCGGATACTG CGAGGAAACTATATGGCAGCAGAAGCTGTATACCACAAAGCTCAGTCTTTGGATCCTGATGCTAACAAGGCCTGCAACTTGTGCTTGTGCTTAATCAAGCAAACACGATATGCTGAGGCAAAATCAGTTATCGATGACATATTGCAGGGTAAGCTTTTAGGATCTGATGAGCCCAAGTCAAGAAACCGCGCCCAGGAGCTGCTACGTGAACTAGAGACATGCCAATCCTCATCGATGTTTTCAGAACCATCAGGATTAAGTTTAGAAGATGCTTTTGTTGAGGGTCTTGACCAGTTGATGAGTCAATGGACTCCATATAGATCAAGAAGACTGCCCATATTTGAAGAGATCTCGCCATTCATGGATCAGTTAGCCTGTTGA